TGCGCGATCGGCCCGTTCGTCCGCCTGTTCGACGAGGGCTTCGTCCTCGACACCGTACGCGGGCTCGACGTCGACCTGCGGGTCGACGGCACGGACGGTTACGTACTGCACGGCAACAGCACGATGCGGGGGATCAGCCGCGACGTACTGGACCTGGTGGCCGCCACGTACGGATCGCACCATCAGTACCCGGACGGGTTCGCGCTGTTCACCGGCACGCTGTTCGCCCCCACCGAAGACCGAAACGCACCCGGCATGGGCTTCACGCACGAGTACGGAGACATCGTGCGGATCTCCAGCCCGCGACTCGGCGCTCTGGTCAACACCGTCGTCGCCAGCGAGCAGGCCGCGCCGTGGACGTTCGGTGTACGAGCGCTGACGCGCAGCCTGGCTCGGCGCGGCGTCCTGTGAACATCGAGGACCCACCAGACCCGGAGCGGCAGACCGACGGGTTCCGGGCGGCCCGGCTCGCCCGGCTCATGCCCGGGCGGTCGGCTCCTGCTCGAGCACGGAGCGCAGGCGTCGCGTGTGGTCCAGGTGGCGTTCGGAGCCGGTCAGCGTGACCCCGGCGATCAGGTGTGGATCCGCGCTGGAAGCGGCCAACCTGAGCTCCAGCTCGCCCGGCTCGACCACACGCCGCCCGTCTCGTCCGGTGAATGATGCGAGATCGGCCGGGACGGTGGCACGCAGACGCCGGGCCTCGCCCGGCTCCAGGTGGACCCGGGCATAACCGACGAGGCGCTGTACCGGCTGGACGACGGAGGCCACCGGGTCGTGGAGATAGAGCTGGACGACCTCGGTTCCCGACCGTGCGCCGGTGTTGCGGACGGTGAAGGCGAGGGTGAACTCGCCGTCCGTCGGAGCCTCCCGGGCGTCCACGGTCAGGTCCGTCCAGTGGAACCGCGTGTAGGACAGGCCGTGACCGAAGGCGAACGCCGGCGTCGGGTCGATGCTGGACACCTCGCCGGCGTGGGCGAGCTTCGCTCCCAGATAGGTGGTCGGCTGGGAGCCCGGCCCGCGCGGCACGCTGACCGGGAGCCGTCCGGAGGGGTTGACGCGGCCGCTCAGCACACCGGCGATCGCGTGAGTGCCCTCCTCACCGGGAAAGAAGGACTGCACGATCGCCTCGGACTCCTCCACGGCGCGGCCGAGGCAGTACGGTCGTCCCGCGAGCAGCACCGTGACCAAGGGCGTCTCCACGTCCAGCAGGGCGTCGAGCAGTTGCTGCTGAGCCCCGGGCAGCGCCAGCGTCTCCACGTCGCACCCCTCGCCGCTGGTGCCGCGCCCGAAGAGCCCGGCGCGGTCGCCGAGCACCACCAGGGCGATGTCGGCCTCGCGTGCCACCCGGGCGGCTTCGCCCAGGCTGGTGAGGTCTCCGTCGTCGATGCCGGTGCCGCGGGCGACCGTGATCTCCGCGTCGGGGAACTCGACGGCGAGGGCATCGCGCAGCGTGGGCAACTCGATGCCGTGCGGGGTCCCGGGGTGACGGGCGCCGATGTGCTGAGGGAAGGAGTAGCAGCCCAGTACGGCGACCGCCTCGTCGGCGTTGGGGCCGAGCAGGGCGATGCGGCGTGGCCTTTCGAGCGGCAGCGTGCCGTCATTGCTCAGCAGCACGACGGCTTCCTCGGCGACCGTGCGGGCCAGCGCGCGGTTCTCCGCAGTGTCCAGGTCGGTTCGGCCGCGCAGGGCGGCCGGAGAGTCGAGGTCTGCCCCTTCGAGTGCGGCCGGCAGGGGATTCCAGTCCGGATCGAGCAGGCCGAGCCTCGCCTTCTGGGTGAGTGTCCGGCGAACGGCCCGATCGACCCACGCCTCCGGGACACGGCCGTCGGCGACCGCGTCGGCAAGGGGCGGGCCGTAGGCCTTGACGTTCGGCAGTTCGACGTCGACGCCCGCCCGCAGTGCCAGGCCGGCGGCGTCGGCCCACTCGGCCGCGACGCCGTGCAGGGTCTTGAGGAAGGCGATGGCGAAGTAGTCGGCGACGACGGTGCCGTCGAAGTCCCACGTGTCGCGCAGCAGCCCGGTGAGCAGCTCCTCGTCGGCCGCGGAGGGGACGCCGTCGGTGTCGGTGTAGGCAGTCATCACCGAACGCGCGCCGCCTTCACGGATCGCCATCTCGAAGGGGGGCAGCAGGACGTCGGCGCGCTCCCGCGGGCCCATGGAGGAGGGGGCGAGGTTACGCCCGGCGCGCGAGGCCGAGTAGCCGACGAAGTGCTTGAGGGTGGCGACGATCCCGGCCGACTCAAGACCCTGCACATACGCTGTTCCGACGGTGCCGACGAGGTACGGGTCCTCGCCGATGGTCTCCTCGACCCGGCCCCAGCGGGCATCGCGCACGACGTCCAGGACGGGCGCGAGTCCCTGGTGAACGCCGACGGCACGCATGTCCCGCCCGATGGCACAGGCCATGCGCCGCACCGTGTCGGGGTCGAAGGTGGCGCCCCAGGACAGCGGGACGGGGTAGGCCGTCGCCCCCCAGGCGGCGAAGCCGGCCAGACACTCGTCGTGCGCGAGAGCGGGGATGCCGAATCGGTTCGAGGCGGCGATCCGGGTCTGGGTGCGGGCCAGGGAGAGCGCACCCAGAGCGGGGTCTACCGGGACCGTGCCGAAGGGCCGGGTCAGCTGGCCCAGTCCGGTGGGCAGGAGCGCGTCGAGATCGACGGCCTCCTCCATGTCGTGCTGGTGGGGGGCCACTTCACCGCCCTGATCGGAGGCGCCCACCCAGACTCCGTACAGCTGGGCGGTCTTCTCCTGAAGTGTCATCGCGTCGATCAGGGCTTCGACTCGCGCGGTGACGGAAGAGGTGGTGTCGTTCCAGCGGGAGACTCCGGCGGTGTTGTCTACGGCCACGTTGGCGTTCACTTTCCCTCCCACGGCCCGCGGACCCTCGACCTGGGTGCGACGGGCGAACAAGTAGACGAGCGGGACTCGATGCGGGACGGGCCATGTCCGGGTTCCGGCACCGTCCCGGGCCCGCGTCGGTCATCGGCTGAATCCGGCGGTCAGACCGCTCAGCAGTTGGCGGCGGCCGAAGGCGTAGAGGATCAGGACGGGCAGTGTGGTGAGGACGACGGCGGCGAGAACGGCGGGGACGTTGACCCCGTACTGGCCCTGGAAGGTCCACAGCGCGAGCGGCAGGGTCCGGCGTTCGGGACTCTGAGTGAGCACCAGTGGCAGCAGGAACCCGTTCCAGATGGTCAGGGCGTTGAAGATGGTCACGGTGAGGATGGCCGGCCGGGTGAGCGGTGCCGCCAGCCGCCACAGCGTCGTCCATTCGGTGGCGCCGTCGACCCGCATCGAGTCGAACAGTTCGTCGGGTACGTCTCGGATGAAGTTGGCGAGCACCAGCACCGACAGCGGGATGGCGAACGCGATCGACGGGAGGATCAGCGCCAGCAGGGTGTCGTACAACTGCAACTTGATGATGATCAGGTAGACGGGGATCACCGTCGCCTGCAGCGGGATGGCCAGGCCCATGAGGAACAGCCCGTT
The Streptomyces sp. NBC_01723 genome window above contains:
- a CDS encoding glycoside hydrolase family 3 N-terminal domain-containing protein yields the protein MNANVAVDNTAGVSRWNDTTSSVTARVEALIDAMTLQEKTAQLYGVWVGASDQGGEVAPHQHDMEEAVDLDALLPTGLGQLTRPFGTVPVDPALGALSLARTQTRIAASNRFGIPALAHDECLAGFAAWGATAYPVPLSWGATFDPDTVRRMACAIGRDMRAVGVHQGLAPVLDVVRDARWGRVEETIGEDPYLVGTVGTAYVQGLESAGIVATLKHFVGYSASRAGRNLAPSSMGPRERADVLLPPFEMAIREGGARSVMTAYTDTDGVPSAADEELLTGLLRDTWDFDGTVVADYFAIAFLKTLHGVAAEWADAAGLALRAGVDVELPNVKAYGPPLADAVADGRVPEAWVDRAVRRTLTQKARLGLLDPDWNPLPAALEGADLDSPAALRGRTDLDTAENRALARTVAEEAVVLLSNDGTLPLERPRRIALLGPNADEAVAVLGCYSFPQHIGARHPGTPHGIELPTLRDALAVEFPDAEITVARGTGIDDGDLTSLGEAARVAREADIALVVLGDRAGLFGRGTSGEGCDVETLALPGAQQQLLDALLDVETPLVTVLLAGRPYCLGRAVEESEAIVQSFFPGEEGTHAIAGVLSGRVNPSGRLPVSVPRGPGSQPTTYLGAKLAHAGEVSSIDPTPAFAFGHGLSYTRFHWTDLTVDAREAPTDGEFTLAFTVRNTGARSGTEVVQLYLHDPVASVVQPVQRLVGYARVHLEPGEARRLRATVPADLASFTGRDGRRVVEPGELELRLAASSADPHLIAGVTLTGSERHLDHTRRLRSVLEQEPTARA
- a CDS encoding carbohydrate ABC transporter permease produces the protein MTTTLSETRRPHKAAPGERQRHSLRAARRRNWAGGLAGWLWLVVVAVPLYWTLITSLKAQSRYYASNPLVPSGDPTLDNYRLVIESDFLRYFLNSVVVTAGAVVPAVVFSFMAAYAIVRGWRMRLLRAMNGLFLMGLAIPLQATVIPVYLIIIKLQLYDTLLALILPSIAFAIPLSVLVLANFIRDVPDELFDSMRVDGATEWTTLWRLAAPLTRPAILTVTIFNALTIWNGFLLPLVLTQSPERRTLPLALWTFQGQYGVNVPAVLAAVVLTTLPVLILYAFGRRQLLSGLTAGFSR